A window of Castanea sativa cultivar Marrone di Chiusa Pesio chromosome 1, ASM4071231v1 contains these coding sequences:
- the LOC142622121 gene encoding uncharacterized protein LOC142622121, with translation MASKLVQLQSKAAQASQFVTKHGCAYYKQLLEKNKQYIQEPPTVEKCNLLSNQLFYTRLASLPGRQEAFWKELDSVKQLWKNRHELKVEDAGIAALFGLECFAWFCAGEIVGRGFTITGYHV, from the exons ATGGCGTCCAAGCTGGTTCAATTGCAATCCAAGGCTGCTCAGGCTTCACAGTTTGTGACCAAGCACGGATGTGCATACTACAAGCAGCTATTGGAGAAAAACAAGCAGTACATTCAAGAACCACCCACTGTTGAGAAATGCAACCTTTTGTCAAACCAATTGTTTTATACTCGCCTTGCCAG TCTTCCTGGGCGCCAAGAAGCATTCTGGAAGGAGCTTGATTCTGTCAAGCAGCTGTGGAAGAATAGGCATGAGCTTAAGGTTGAGGATGCTGGCATTGCTGCTTTGTTTGGGCTAGAATGCTTTGCTTGGTTCTGTGCTGGTGAGATTGTAGGTCGAGGATTTACAATCACAGGCTACCATGTTTAA
- the LOC142621683 gene encoding ferrochelatase-2, chloroplastic yields MSATSYSGVVSQTKLLGSNLNCSTHRRFPTSCRLSEGSQDLEKSTSRVFLSSCSSRSDKKNGMLLGRSHHCSPIEKRNPVGQTFCSLGACTHSGVDVESNSHATEERVGVLLLNLGGPDTLDDVQPFLFNLFADPDIIRLPRLFRFLQKPLAKLISVSRAPKSKEGYASIGGGSPLRKITDEQADALKMALEAKNMPVNVYVGMRYWYPFTEEAIQQIKRDRITRLVVLPLYPQFSISTTGSSIRVMQNIFREDAYLSRLPVSIIKSWYQREGYIKSMADLIEKELTIFSKPEEVMIFFSAHGVPVSYVENAGDPYKDQMEECIYLIMQELKARGTFNEHTLAFQSRVGPVQWLKPYTDEVLVELGQKGVKSLLAVPVSFVSEHIETLEEIDMEYKELALESGIENWGRVPALGCTSSFIMDLADAVIEALPSATAMSTSRNTSEAVDQDPMRYVIKMFFGSILAFVLLLSPKMLVAFRNKLF; encoded by the exons ATGTCCGCCACGTCATACTCTGGAGTCGTTTCCCAAACAAAGCTCCTCGGATCCAATCTCAACTGTTCCACTCATAGAAGATTTCCAAC GTCATGCCGTTTATCTGAGGGATCACAGGATCTTGAAAAATCTACATCCCGGGTGTTTTTAAGTTCGTGTTCTAGCAGGAGTGATAAAAAGAATGGCATGCTGCTTGGGAGATCACATCATTGCAGCCCCATTGAGAAGAGAAACCCAGTGGGGCAAACGTTTTGCTCTTTGGGAGCATGCACGCACAGCGGAGTTGATGTTGAATCTAATTCGCATGCCACAGAAGAGAGGGTTGGAGTGCTGCTTCTGAATCTAGGAGGACCAGATACACTAGATGATGTTCAACCGTTTTTGTTCAATCTATTCGCAGATCCG GATATCATTCGTCTCCCAAGGTTGTTTCGGTTTCTCCAAAAACCACTGGCAAAGTTAATTTCTGTTTCTCGGGCTCCCAAAAGCAAAGAAGGCTATGCTTCTATAGGAGGTGGCTCTCCTTTGCGTAAAATAACAGATGAACAG GCAGATGCACTTAAAATGGCTTTGGAAGCAAAGAACATGCCCGTAAATGTCTATGTTGGAATGCGGTATTGGTACCCATTCACTGAGGAAGCAATTCAGCAA ATCAAGAGAGACAGGATAACCAGGCTTGTTGTGCTGCCTCTATATCCCCAGTTCTCCATCTCTACAACTGGGTCAAGCATCCGTGTAATGCAGAATATTTTTAG GGAAGATGCCTATCTTTCGCGGCTGCCTGTTTCTATTATAAAGTCCTGGTATCAACGAGAAGGTTACATCAAGTCAATGGCTGATTTGATTGAGAAggaattaacaattttttctaaGCCTGAGGAG GTTATGATTTTCTTCAGTGCTCATGGAGTGCCAGTTAGCTATGTTGAGAATGCAGGAGATCCATACAAAGATCAAATGGAGGAGTGCATCTACTTAATAATGCAAGAGTTGAAAGCTAGAGGAACTTTCAATGAACATACTCTTGCTTTCCAG AGCCGTGTTGGTCCTGTACAGTGGCTGAAGCCTTACACTGATGAAGTTCTTGTAGAGCTTGGCCAGAAAGGTGTGAAGAGTCTCCTAGCTGTTCCAGTGAG CTTCGTGAGTGAGCACATAGAAACTCTGGAAGAGATTGATATGGAGTATAAGGAGTTGGCCCTTGAATCTGGGATTGAGAATTGGGGCCGTGTCCCTGCCCTTGGATGCACTTCTTCTTTCATCATGGATCTGGCAGATGCTGTTATAGAAGCTCTACCATCAGCAACAGCCATGTCAACCTCAAGGAACACCTCTGAAGCAGTTGATCAGGACCCAATGAGATATGTCATTAAAATGTTCTTCGGTTCCATCTTGGCGTTTGTCTTGCTTTTGTCTCCAAAAATGTTGGTGGCATTTAGGAACAAACTCTTTTGA